From Klebsiella electrica, the proteins below share one genomic window:
- the astA gene encoding arginine N-succinyltransferase, translating into MMVIRPVAAEDLAGLVTLAGETGGGLTSLPADEKTLAARIERSQKTWRGELPKSEQGYVFVLEETSSGAVVGICAIEVAVGLNDPWYNYRVGTQVHASKELNVYNALPTLFLSNDHTGSSELCTLFLDPAWRKEGNGYLLSKSRFLFMAAFREHFNEKVVAEMRGVIDEHGYSPFWESLGKRFFAMEFSRADYLCGTGQKAFIAALMPKHPLYIDFLSDEARAAIGEVHPQTAPARAVLEKEGFRYRNYIDIFDGGPTLECDIDRVRAIRKSRLVTVAEGQPAPGEWPVCLVANEQYLQFRALLVHTDPHTDRLLLSARELDALKCHVGDQVRLVGLIPEEKKS; encoded by the coding sequence ATGATGGTGATTCGTCCTGTAGCCGCCGAAGATCTGGCCGGTCTGGTGACCCTGGCCGGTGAAACCGGCGGCGGCCTGACATCGCTGCCTGCCGATGAAAAGACGCTGGCGGCGCGGATTGAACGTTCGCAGAAAACCTGGCGCGGGGAGCTGCCAAAAAGTGAACAGGGCTATGTTTTTGTCCTTGAAGAGACCAGCAGCGGCGCGGTGGTGGGGATTTGCGCTATCGAAGTCGCGGTAGGGTTGAACGATCCCTGGTACAACTACCGCGTGGGGACACAGGTTCATGCCTCAAAAGAGCTGAATGTCTACAACGCGCTGCCGACGCTGTTTCTCAGCAACGATCACACCGGCAGCAGCGAGCTGTGCACGCTGTTTCTCGATCCGGCCTGGCGTAAAGAGGGCAACGGCTATCTGTTGTCGAAATCGCGCTTCCTGTTTATGGCCGCGTTCCGCGAGCACTTTAATGAAAAAGTGGTGGCGGAGATGCGCGGCGTGATTGATGAACATGGCTATTCGCCGTTCTGGGAAAGCCTCGGCAAACGCTTTTTCGCCATGGAGTTCTCGCGTGCCGACTACCTGTGCGGGACCGGGCAAAAAGCTTTTATTGCCGCCTTGATGCCGAAGCATCCGCTGTATATCGACTTTTTATCCGATGAGGCGCGCGCGGCGATCGGCGAAGTTCATCCGCAAACGGCGCCGGCGCGCGCGGTGCTGGAGAAAGAAGGGTTTCGCTACCGCAACTATATCGACATTTTCGACGGCGGGCCGACGCTGGAGTGCGACATTGACCGGGTGCGGGCGATTCGTAAAAGCCGGCTGGTGACCGTGGCGGAAGGGCAGCCCGCGCCGGGGGAATGGCCGGTATGCCTGGTGGCCAACGAGCAGTATCTGCAATTTCGCGCGCTGCTGGTGCACACCGATCCGCATACCGATCGCCTGCTGTTAAGCGCGCGCGAACTGGATGCCCTGAAATGCCATGTCGGCGACCAGGTGAGACTGGTTGGTCTGATTCCGGAGGAGAAAAAATCATGA
- the astC gene encoding succinylornithine/acetylornithine transaminase — protein MSQSITRNNFDEWMMPVYAPAAFIPVRGEGSRLWDQQGKEYIDFAGGIAVNALGHAHPQLIRALTEQAGKFWHTGNGYTNEPVLRLAKQLIDATFADRVFFCNSGAEANEAALKLARKYAHDRFGSHKSGIVAFKNAFHGRTLFTVSAGGQPAYSQDFAPLPPQIQHAVYNDLESARALIDDNTCAVIVEPMQGEGGVVPADAAFLRGLRELCDAHHALLIFDEVQTGVGRTGELYAYMHYGVTPDVLSTAKALGGGFPIGALLATQDCASVMTVGTHGTTYGGNPLASAVAGEVLSIVNTPAVLNGVKQRHQWFTERLNAINARYGLFKEIRGLGLLIGCVLNDTWAGKAKAISTQAAEEGLMILIAGANVVRFAPALIVSEEEVKTGLDRFERACQHFLAGASS, from the coding sequence CGCCAGCGGCTTTTATTCCGGTACGCGGTGAAGGTTCACGCCTGTGGGATCAGCAGGGGAAAGAGTATATCGATTTTGCCGGCGGCATTGCGGTGAATGCCCTGGGACACGCTCATCCGCAGCTGATTCGGGCGTTGACGGAACAAGCCGGAAAGTTCTGGCACACCGGCAACGGATACACCAATGAGCCGGTCCTGCGTCTGGCGAAACAGCTGATCGACGCGACTTTTGCCGACCGCGTTTTCTTCTGTAACTCAGGCGCAGAGGCTAACGAAGCGGCGCTGAAGCTGGCGCGCAAATATGCTCACGACCGTTTCGGCAGCCACAAAAGCGGCATCGTCGCGTTCAAAAATGCCTTCCACGGTCGCACCTTGTTTACTGTTTCTGCGGGCGGCCAGCCGGCCTACTCTCAGGATTTTGCCCCGCTGCCGCCGCAGATCCAGCATGCGGTTTATAACGATCTCGAATCGGCGCGGGCGCTTATCGATGACAACACCTGCGCGGTGATTGTTGAGCCGATGCAGGGTGAAGGGGGCGTGGTGCCAGCCGATGCGGCCTTCCTGCGTGGTCTGCGCGAGTTGTGCGACGCCCATCATGCGCTGTTGATTTTTGATGAAGTCCAGACCGGGGTGGGCCGTACCGGCGAGCTGTATGCCTATATGCACTATGGCGTCACGCCGGATGTCCTGTCGACGGCGAAAGCGCTGGGCGGCGGTTTCCCGATTGGCGCGCTGCTGGCAACGCAAGACTGCGCCAGCGTCATGACCGTCGGGACGCACGGCACCACCTACGGCGGTAACCCGCTGGCCAGCGCGGTGGCCGGTGAAGTGCTGTCAATAGTCAATACGCCGGCGGTACTGAACGGCGTGAAGCAGCGCCACCAGTGGTTTACCGAGCGGCTGAACGCCATTAACGCGCGCTACGGCCTGTTCAAGGAGATCCGTGGACTGGGACTGCTGATCGGCTGCGTCCTCAATGATACCTGGGCCGGAAAGGCGAAAGCCATCAGTACCCAGGCGGCGGAAGAGGGGCTGATGATTCTGATTGCCGGCGCGAACGTGGTGCGTTTCGCTCCGGCGCTCATTGTGAGTGAGGAAGAGGTGAAAACCGGGCTGGATCGTTTTGAACGGGCCTGCCAACACTTCCTCGCGGGAGCGTCATCATGA